Proteins from one Bradyrhizobium roseum genomic window:
- a CDS encoding efflux RND transporter permease subunit — protein MISKFFIERPVLSNVIAILMVLIGGVCLFRLAVAQYPDVVPPTVQVTTRYPGASAKTVIDTVALPIEQQVNGVEDMLYMQSYSGADGSYSLTVTFKIGTDLNFAQVLVQNRVSSALSQLPQSVQNQGVTVQKRSTAILLFVTLTSPKATYDSLFLSNYATINIRDELSRLPGVGNVTVFGAGQYSMRVWLDPNKLYARNLMPQDVISAIQQQSQQVTAGQVGAPPAPAGQAFQYTLNVAGRLDDVSEFENVIVKTGNNGDVTRVRDVGRVELGAQTYSQMFSLNNKPATGIGVFQSPGANALEVEQAVKKKMAVLAKAFPQDVVYDTPFDTTKFVSESINEVYKTLVEAGLLVLVVILIFLQDWRAMLVPATTVPVTIIGAFAAMAALGFTVNISTLFAIVLAIGIVVDDAIVVVEGAAHNIEKGMSGHDAAISAMDALFAPIIGITLVLISVFLPAAFLPGLTGRMYAQFALVIAATALLSAVNAATLKPTQCALWLRRPAPPEQRNFFYRGFNAAYGRLEAWYGRVISRLVAHSNVSVVVALILILVAGWGLSRVPTGFIPIEDQGYLLVAVQLPDGAALDRTQQVLTRVGEITGKAAGVEQVITIAGISALDNSSSLANAGVAYLILKEWSARGKGEDLRSLFVGLNEKLSVIEEARILVVPPPPIQGIGNAAGFAMQVQLRDGNSDFGKLQAIAGAMVANASTQSALQRVSSPFRSMVPQFDVEVDRVKAQTMHVTTDQIFSTLSSYMGSSYVNQFNKFGRTFQVYAQGDAPFRLTPRDIERLTVRNSQGDMIPLGSVAKITAAVGPSLISLYNLYPSATIIGLPATGYSSGQSMNLMEEIAARTLPPGTGFEWTAMSYQEKVVGGQIYWAFGLALLLVYLVLAGQYESWYAPISVILAVPLSLLGPMAVLTGLRIENNLYTQIGIILLIALSAKNAILIVEVALELHVRDRKPLLESAVEAARARFRPILMTSFAFILGVVPLVLATGAGANARKSIGITVFSGMLASTCLAVLFVPTFFVVVQRFENWLKARKTKKVGAPVTQAPTVH, from the coding sequence ATGATTTCAAAATTCTTCATCGAGCGGCCGGTTCTTTCCAACGTCATCGCCATCCTGATGGTCTTGATCGGCGGCGTCTGCCTGTTCCGGCTCGCCGTCGCGCAATATCCCGACGTGGTGCCGCCCACGGTGCAGGTCACCACGCGTTATCCCGGCGCCAGCGCCAAAACCGTGATCGACACGGTGGCGCTGCCGATCGAGCAGCAGGTCAACGGCGTCGAGGACATGCTCTACATGCAGTCCTACAGCGGCGCCGATGGATCCTATTCGCTGACGGTCACCTTCAAGATCGGCACCGACCTCAACTTCGCGCAGGTGCTGGTACAGAACCGGGTGTCGAGCGCGCTGTCGCAGCTGCCGCAATCGGTGCAGAACCAGGGCGTCACCGTGCAGAAGAGGTCGACGGCGATCCTGCTGTTCGTGACGCTGACCTCGCCGAAAGCGACCTATGACAGCCTGTTCCTGAGCAATTACGCCACGATCAATATTCGCGACGAGCTGTCGCGCCTGCCCGGTGTCGGCAACGTCACGGTGTTCGGCGCCGGGCAGTATTCGATGCGGGTCTGGCTCGATCCGAACAAGCTGTATGCGCGCAACCTGATGCCGCAGGACGTCATCTCGGCGATCCAGCAGCAGAGCCAGCAGGTCACCGCAGGCCAGGTCGGCGCGCCGCCGGCTCCGGCAGGCCAGGCGTTTCAATATACGTTGAACGTCGCCGGGCGGCTCGACGACGTCAGTGAGTTCGAGAACGTCATCGTCAAGACCGGCAATAACGGTGATGTCACGCGCGTGCGCGACGTCGGCCGGGTCGAACTCGGCGCCCAGACCTACAGCCAGATGTTCTCGCTGAACAACAAGCCGGCCACCGGCATCGGCGTATTCCAGTCGCCCGGCGCCAACGCGCTGGAGGTCGAGCAGGCCGTCAAGAAGAAGATGGCGGTGCTGGCGAAGGCGTTCCCGCAGGACGTGGTTTACGACACGCCGTTTGACACCACCAAATTCGTCTCGGAATCGATCAACGAGGTCTACAAGACGCTGGTCGAGGCCGGTCTCCTCGTCCTCGTCGTTATCCTGATCTTCCTGCAGGACTGGCGCGCGATGCTGGTGCCGGCGACCACCGTGCCGGTCACCATCATCGGCGCCTTCGCGGCGATGGCCGCGCTTGGCTTCACCGTCAACATCTCGACGCTGTTTGCGATCGTGCTGGCGATCGGCATCGTGGTGGACGACGCCATCGTGGTGGTGGAGGGCGCGGCGCATAATATCGAGAAGGGCATGTCCGGCCATGACGCCGCGATCAGCGCCATGGATGCGCTGTTCGCGCCGATCATCGGCATCACGCTGGTGTTGATCTCGGTGTTCCTGCCGGCAGCCTTTCTGCCGGGGCTGACCGGGCGGATGTATGCGCAATTCGCGCTGGTGATCGCCGCGACCGCGCTGCTCAGCGCTGTCAACGCGGCGACGCTGAAGCCGACGCAGTGCGCGCTGTGGCTGCGCCGGCCTGCGCCGCCGGAGCAGCGCAACTTCTTCTACCGCGGCTTCAACGCGGCCTATGGCCGACTCGAAGCCTGGTATGGCAGGGTGATCTCTCGATTGGTCGCGCACAGCAATGTTTCCGTCGTCGTGGCGCTGATCCTGATATTGGTAGCAGGTTGGGGCCTGTCGCGTGTGCCGACCGGCTTCATTCCGATCGAGGACCAGGGCTATCTGCTGGTGGCCGTGCAACTGCCCGACGGCGCGGCGCTGGATCGGACCCAGCAGGTGCTGACGCGCGTCGGCGAAATCACCGGCAAGGCGGCGGGCGTCGAGCAGGTGATCACGATCGCCGGCATTTCCGCGCTCGACAATTCATCCAGCCTCGCCAATGCCGGCGTCGCCTATCTGATTTTGAAGGAGTGGAGCGCGCGAGGAAAGGGCGAGGACCTCCGCTCGCTGTTCGTCGGCCTGAACGAAAAACTGTCCGTGATCGAGGAAGCGCGGATCCTGGTGGTGCCGCCACCGCCGATCCAGGGTATCGGCAATGCCGCCGGCTTCGCCATGCAGGTGCAGCTCCGCGACGGCAATTCCGATTTCGGCAAGCTGCAGGCGATCGCCGGGGCGATGGTAGCCAACGCGTCGACGCAGAGCGCGCTGCAGCGCGTCAGCTCGCCATTCCGTTCGATGGTGCCGCAATTCGACGTCGAGGTCGACCGGGTCAAGGCCCAGACCATGCACGTCACCACCGACCAGATCTTCTCGACATTGTCGTCCTACATGGGGTCGAGCTACGTCAACCAGTTCAACAAGTTCGGCCGCACCTTCCAGGTCTATGCGCAGGGCGACGCGCCGTTCCGCCTGACGCCGCGCGACATCGAACGGTTGACGGTGCGCAACAGCCAGGGCGACATGATCCCGCTCGGCTCGGTGGCGAAGATCACGGCCGCCGTTGGCCCGTCGCTGATCAGCCTGTATAATCTATATCCATCCGCCACCATCATCGGACTGCCGGCCACGGGCTACAGTTCAGGCCAGTCGATGAACCTGATGGAGGAGATTGCCGCCAGGACGCTGCCGCCGGGCACGGGGTTCGAGTGGACCGCTATGTCGTACCAGGAGAAGGTCGTCGGCGGCCAGATCTACTGGGCGTTCGGCCTTGCATTGCTGCTGGTCTACCTCGTGCTCGCCGGGCAGTATGAAAGCTGGTACGCACCGATCTCGGTCATCCTCGCGGTGCCGCTGTCGCTGCTCGGGCCGATGGCGGTGCTGACGGGATTGCGGATCGAGAACAACCTCTACACTCAGATCGGCATTATTCTCCTGATCGCGCTGTCGGCCAAGAACGCCATCCTGATCGTCGAGGTGGCGCTCGAGCTGCATGTGCGCGACCGCAAGCCGCTGCTGGAATCCGCCGTCGAGGCGGCGCGCGCCCGGTTCCGGCCGATCCTGATGACGTCGTTCGCCTTCATCCTCGGCGTCGTGCCGCTGGTGCTCGCCACCGGCGCCGGCGCCAACGCGCGAAAATCGATCGGCATCACGGTGTTCTCGGGGATGCTGGCCTCGACGTGCCTCGCCGTGCTGTTCGTGCCGACGTTCTTTGTCGTGGTGCAGCGGTTCGAGAACTGGCTGAAGGCGCGGAAGACGAAGAAAGTGGGAGCGCCGGTGACGCAGGCGCCCACGGTGCATTAG
- a CDS encoding FAD-dependent monooxygenase: MRIAVIGGGPGGLYFAYLWKRRHPDAQIDLFEQNPEGTTWGFGVVFSEQALEFLRTDDPETVDAIAPRMESWRNITLNLRGESVEIDGIGFSSIGRLELLTIFQQSVRAAGVNARYGTTIGSVGELAGYDLIVAADGLNSLVRRGFEREFGASVSHSTNKFAWYGTSKVFATLSQTFVKTALGAFNAHHYRYSPSMSTFLVECDAATWEAYGFEHKTIEQSQAICEEIFAGTLDGHPLVSNKSVWRNFPWIWNENWSHGNMVLIGDALHTAHFSIGSGTRLAIEDAIALTKALEAETELAAGLARYQAERKPIVQKLVTAARTSADWYERFGEHMKLDLMDFAYSYITRSGRIADTRLRAMSPEFMAHYEAEKQIGGRA, from the coding sequence GTGCGCATCGCCGTCATCGGCGGAGGCCCCGGCGGGCTCTATTTCGCCTATCTCTGGAAACGGCGTCATCCCGACGCACAGATCGACCTGTTCGAACAGAACCCCGAAGGCACGACCTGGGGGTTCGGCGTGGTGTTCTCCGAGCAGGCGCTGGAGTTTTTGCGAACCGACGATCCGGAAACCGTCGATGCCATCGCGCCGCGGATGGAGAGCTGGAGGAACATCACGCTCAATCTGCGCGGCGAGAGCGTCGAGATCGACGGCATCGGCTTCTCCTCGATCGGCCGGCTCGAACTCCTGACCATTTTTCAGCAGAGCGTGCGCGCCGCGGGCGTCAACGCGCGATACGGCACAACGATCGGATCGGTAGGCGAACTCGCGGGGTACGACCTGATCGTTGCGGCCGACGGGCTGAACTCGCTGGTGCGTCGCGGCTTTGAGCGGGAATTTGGCGCCTCGGTCTCGCATTCGACAAACAAGTTCGCCTGGTATGGCACCAGCAAGGTGTTCGCCACGCTGTCGCAGACCTTCGTCAAGACCGCCCTCGGCGCGTTCAACGCCCATCACTATCGCTATTCGCCCAGCATGAGCACTTTCCTGGTCGAATGCGACGCGGCCACATGGGAGGCCTACGGCTTCGAGCACAAGACCATCGAGCAATCGCAAGCGATCTGTGAGGAGATTTTTGCCGGCACCCTCGACGGCCATCCGCTGGTCTCGAACAAATCGGTATGGCGCAATTTTCCCTGGATCTGGAACGAGAACTGGTCGCACGGCAACATGGTGCTGATCGGCGACGCCCTGCATACCGCGCATTTCTCGATCGGCTCGGGCACACGGCTGGCGATCGAAGACGCCATCGCGCTGACCAAGGCGCTGGAGGCCGAGACGGAACTGGCCGCCGGCCTCGCCCGCTATCAGGCGGAGCGCAAGCCGATCGTGCAAAAGCTGGTGACGGCAGCGCGCACCAGCGCCGACTGGTACGAACGATTTGGCGAACACATGAAGCTCGACCTGATGGACTTTGCCTACAGCTACATCACCCGCTCGGGGCGGATCGCGGATACGCGGCTGCGCGCGATGTCGCCGGAATTCATGGCGCACTATGAGGCCGAGAAACAAATCGGAGGTCGGGCATGA
- the maiA gene encoding maleylacetoacetate isomerase, with protein MKLHGYFRSAAAYRVRIALNLKGLPADHLPHHLRKGEQCAPAFLALNPQGLVPALEGDKGEVLTQSLAIIEWLDETYPDPPLLPKAPLRRAKVRAFAMALACDTHPVQNLKVLNRLRQLGLAEERVTEWAAWTNREGLSACEALIAHESGPFCFGDVPSLADLCLVPQLGNARRFGVDVSVFPRLLKAETAALGMKAFADAAPDRQADAE; from the coding sequence ATGAAGCTGCACGGCTATTTCCGCAGCGCGGCAGCGTACCGCGTCAGGATCGCGCTGAACCTCAAGGGATTGCCTGCGGATCATCTGCCGCACCATCTTCGCAAGGGCGAACAATGCGCGCCCGCCTTTCTCGCGCTCAACCCGCAAGGGCTGGTTCCGGCGTTGGAGGGCGACAAAGGCGAAGTGCTGACGCAGTCGCTGGCGATCATCGAATGGCTGGACGAGACCTATCCCGATCCACCGTTGCTGCCAAAGGCCCCGCTGCGCCGCGCCAAGGTACGCGCCTTCGCCATGGCGCTCGCCTGCGACACGCATCCGGTGCAGAATCTCAAGGTTCTGAACCGGCTGCGCCAACTCGGCCTGGCCGAGGAGAGAGTGACGGAGTGGGCGGCCTGGACCAACCGCGAGGGACTGTCCGCCTGCGAGGCGTTGATCGCACACGAGTCCGGTCCGTTCTGCTTCGGCGACGTGCCGTCGCTGGCTGACCTCTGTCTTGTGCCTCAATTGGGCAATGCGCGACGCTTCGGCGTGGATGTTTCCGTCTTTCCGCGCCTGCTGAAGGCCGAGACTGCGGCGCTGGGAATGAAGGCGTTCGCCGACGCCGCACCCGACAGGCAGGCCGATGCCGAGTAA
- a CDS encoding MarR family winged helix-turn-helix transcriptional regulator gives MPSKPAPVTMDAVYTAPGYLFRRMQQIAVSIFVEECKAFDLTPVQYAALVTIHTHPGIDATRLSAVIAFDRSTLGNVIERLESKALIERKPSPDDKRVKLLHLTKSGAAVLSDIMPLVERAQVRMLQPLKPADRKTLMRLLTQLVDLNNEASRVPLRAEDALEHLGKAG, from the coding sequence ATGCCGAGTAAGCCCGCACCCGTCACGATGGATGCGGTCTACACCGCGCCGGGCTATCTGTTCCGCCGGATGCAGCAGATCGCGGTCTCGATCTTCGTTGAGGAATGCAAGGCATTCGACCTGACGCCGGTGCAATACGCGGCGCTGGTGACGATCCACACCCATCCCGGCATCGACGCCACGCGGCTGTCGGCGGTGATCGCCTTCGACCGCTCGACGCTCGGCAACGTGATCGAGCGGCTGGAGAGCAAGGCGCTGATCGAGCGAAAGCCGTCGCCCGACGACAAGCGCGTCAAGCTCTTGCATCTGACCAAGTCGGGCGCAGCCGTGTTGAGCGACATCATGCCGCTGGTGGAGCGCGCGCAGGTGCGGATGCTGCAACCGCTGAAGCCCGCCGACCGCAAAACGCTGATGAGGCTCTTGACGCAGCTTGTCGATCTCAACAACGAGGCCTCGCGCGTGCCGCTCCGCGCCGAGGATGCGCTGGAGCATCTGGGGAAGGCGGGGTGA
- a CDS encoding benzoate-CoA ligase family protein has translation MNSTISDAVPRDNPGAREIGFTIPESYNASRILFDNLAAGRGEKLALTGPGGTRTYAELCAEASQWGHGFQSLGLTRGDRILMFLDDTPAYPAAFFGAVRSGFVPLLINTLTPPDLLQFYLSDAGAAVAVAEAEFASRFNAEACRDTPLHTLIVVNGAAGDHAVLKTFVAQQWLQGLPTDLPEADTRRDDMAFWMYSSGSTGRPKGIVHLQHDMAYTEQSFARSVLKLTPDDICFSVPKIFFAYGFGNAITFPFAVGAATLLLPGQPKPATIFKAIETYRPSVFYGLPTLYTSLTKAEGAAGTDFSSLRMALSAAEVLSAEVFNGWKALTGLEIIEGLGSTEVLHIYLSNRPERKKLGAAGLRVPGYEILLRNSDGRDVGDDEEGILWVRGDSNTPLYWNRPDKSTETIRDGGWIYTGDRFLRDADGFHFFRGRADDLIKISGQWVYPLEVELCLAEHPDVRECAVFAAELPDRRMTLKAVVVMNQREFDEGDATKTLQDYVKAKLLPYKYPREIRFIAELPKTGTGKIDRQALMQM, from the coding sequence ATGAATTCAACGATTTCCGACGCAGTGCCGCGCGACAATCCAGGCGCGCGCGAGATCGGTTTCACGATTCCCGAATCCTATAACGCCAGCCGAATCCTGTTCGACAACCTCGCGGCCGGCCGCGGCGAAAAGCTGGCGCTGACCGGCCCCGGCGGCACGCGCACCTACGCAGAACTCTGCGCTGAGGCATCGCAATGGGGCCACGGCTTCCAGTCGCTCGGCCTGACGCGCGGCGACCGCATCCTGATGTTTCTAGACGATACGCCGGCCTATCCTGCGGCGTTCTTCGGCGCGGTTCGGTCAGGCTTTGTGCCGCTATTGATCAACACGCTGACGCCGCCGGACCTGCTGCAATTCTATCTCTCCGACGCCGGCGCGGCGGTAGCGGTCGCGGAGGCCGAATTTGCCTCGCGGTTCAACGCGGAGGCCTGCAGGGACACGCCGCTGCACACCCTGATCGTGGTCAACGGCGCGGCGGGCGATCACGCCGTGCTGAAGACGTTTGTGGCACAGCAATGGCTGCAGGGCTTGCCCACCGATCTGCCGGAAGCCGACACCCGGCGCGACGACATGGCATTCTGGATGTATTCATCCGGCTCGACCGGCCGCCCCAAGGGCATCGTGCATCTGCAGCACGACATGGCCTACACCGAGCAGTCCTTTGCGCGCAGTGTGCTCAAGCTGACGCCCGATGATATCTGCTTCTCGGTGCCGAAGATCTTCTTTGCCTACGGCTTCGGCAACGCGATCACCTTCCCGTTCGCGGTCGGCGCGGCGACGCTCTTGCTGCCGGGCCAGCCGAAGCCGGCAACGATCTTCAAGGCGATCGAGACATACCGGCCGTCGGTATTCTACGGTTTGCCGACGCTCTACACTTCGCTGACCAAGGCCGAGGGCGCAGCCGGCACGGACTTCTCGTCGTTGCGGATGGCGCTGTCGGCCGCCGAGGTGCTATCGGCAGAAGTATTCAACGGCTGGAAGGCGCTGACGGGGCTGGAGATCATCGAGGGGCTCGGCTCCACCGAGGTGCTGCACATCTATCTCTCCAACCGCCCCGAGAGGAAAAAACTGGGTGCGGCGGGCCTGCGCGTGCCGGGCTATGAAATCCTGCTCAGGAACAGCGATGGCCGCGACGTCGGCGACGACGAGGAAGGCATCTTGTGGGTGCGCGGCGATTCCAATACGCCGCTGTACTGGAACCGGCCCGACAAGTCGACAGAGACGATTCGCGATGGCGGCTGGATCTACACCGGCGACCGTTTTCTTCGTGACGCCGACGGCTTCCACTTCTTCCGCGGCCGCGCCGACGACCTGATCAAGATCTCCGGCCAGTGGGTCTACCCGCTGGAAGTCGAACTGTGTCTCGCCGAACATCCCGACGTCAGGGAATGCGCGGTGTTCGCCGCCGAGTTGCCGGATCGGCGCATGACGCTGAAGGCGGTGGTGGTGATGAACCAGCGTGAGTTCGACGAGGGCGACGCCACGAAGACGCTGCAGGACTACGTCAAGGCAAAGCTGCTGCCTTACAAATATCCGCGCGAAATCCGCTTCATCGCGGAGCTACCGAAGACCGGCACCGGCAAGATCGACCGGCAGGCCTTGATGCAGATGTAG
- a CDS encoding efflux RND transporter periplasmic adaptor subunit → MRSPARPCPRHTIGQDGAPVLRAAFAIAAMGILSACEQNTFVPPPPAKVDVAVPLQRPFTRYLEATGNTAAVKNVDLVARVQGFLQSINYKDGAFVKEGTSLFTIEPDTYKLKLEQAQAAESGAQASVRQTDADFKRQQELVQRQAVSQATLDNSTSARDNAQANLLQAQVNTKIAAVNYGYTNVTAPFDGVVSAHLVSVGELVGASSPTQLATIVSLDPIYVNFNVNEQDVLRIREEARRRGMTADDLRQMPVEVGLQTETGFPHKGRLDYAAATLNQSTGTLPVRGVLPNSDRALLPGFFVRVRVPVDQVQNALLVPDVALGSDQAGRYVLVVNGENVVEQRKVRVGPLDGGLRVIEEGLKAEDRIITAGLLRAIPGQKVDPQLKTIEAPPASAK, encoded by the coding sequence ATGCGTTCGCCAGCACGCCCTTGTCCGCGCCACACCATCGGGCAGGACGGCGCTCCGGTCCTGCGAGCGGCGTTTGCCATCGCCGCCATGGGCATCTTAAGTGCCTGCGAACAAAATACTTTTGTTCCGCCGCCGCCGGCGAAGGTCGATGTGGCGGTGCCGCTACAGCGGCCGTTCACGCGCTATCTGGAGGCGACCGGCAATACGGCTGCGGTCAAGAATGTCGACCTGGTCGCGCGCGTGCAGGGATTTTTGCAATCGATCAATTACAAGGACGGCGCCTTCGTAAAGGAGGGCACCTCGCTGTTCACGATCGAGCCCGATACCTACAAGCTGAAGCTCGAACAGGCGCAGGCGGCGGAAAGCGGTGCACAGGCCTCGGTGCGGCAGACGGACGCGGATTTCAAGCGCCAGCAGGAGCTGGTGCAGCGGCAAGCCGTTTCGCAGGCCACGCTGGATAATTCCACCTCCGCCCGCGACAACGCGCAGGCGAACCTGCTGCAGGCCCAGGTCAATACCAAGATCGCGGCGGTCAATTACGGCTACACCAACGTGACCGCACCGTTCGACGGCGTCGTCAGTGCGCATCTGGTCTCCGTCGGCGAGCTGGTCGGCGCCTCGTCGCCGACGCAGCTGGCCACCATCGTGTCGCTCGATCCGATCTACGTGAATTTCAACGTCAATGAGCAGGACGTGCTGCGGATCCGCGAGGAGGCACGCCGGCGCGGCATGACCGCGGACGATCTGCGGCAGATGCCGGTCGAGGTCGGGCTACAGACCGAAACCGGCTTCCCGCACAAGGGCCGGCTCGACTATGCGGCGGCGACGCTGAACCAGTCGACGGGCACCTTGCCGGTGCGCGGTGTGCTGCCCAATTCGGACCGTGCCCTGCTGCCGGGCTTCTTCGTTCGCGTCCGCGTGCCGGTGGATCAGGTGCAGAACGCGTTGCTCGTGCCCGATGTTGCGCTCGGCAGCGATCAGGCCGGCCGTTACGTGCTGGTCGTGAACGGCGAAAATGTCGTCGAGCAGCGCAAGGTGCGGGTCGGGCCGCTGGACGGCGGTCTGCGCGTCATCGAGGAGGGCCTGAAGGCGGAGGATCGCATCATCACCGCCGGGCTGCTACGCGCGATTCCCGGCCAGAAGGTCGATCCGCAGCTGAAGACGATCGAAGCGCCGCCGGCATCGGCCAAGTAG